The following are from one region of the Candidatus Omnitrophota bacterium genome:
- a CDS encoding DNA/RNA helicase domain-containing protein: MIVYQSTKQGFLKDASSGIEDIVRECVRKKLNIDVKPGSSEYDSWRNSLGNAMHHVLDTDKIPDDSGVAIEYSIPRSKNRIDFLITGEDERGRERVVIIELKQWTDIQVTDKDAIVLTRFKQGPSEELHPSYQAWSYSTLLYGFNATVYEEGIGLEPCAYLHNHVDNDVITNKFYDDYLKKAPPFFKGDKEKLQDFIAQYVRYGEKKNTLYRIDQGEIRPSKNLADCLVSMIKGNQEFIMIDDQKVVYETALSLSKKSSKTNKNVLIVKGGPGTGKSIVAINLLVAITKLGLNTQYVTKNSAPRAVFEAKLTGTLKKTQISNMFTGSGSYVKCEPNAFDALIVDEAHRLNEKSGMMRNTGENQIKEIIDASKCSIFFIDEHQRVTWHDIGRKDEIEKWAVRIGAKVHNLKLESQFRCNGSDGYLAWLDNTLQIKETANKTLDDIKYDFRIVESPKELHELILKKNKINNKARLVAGYCWDWVSKRGKNLNDIVMPEHDFQIKWNLASDGNVWIISPESVSEVGCIHTCQGLEVDYIGVIVGPDLGVRDGRVIADPSKRAQTDKSLHGYKKAHEDNPEEAYRKAESIIKNTYRTLMTRGLKGCYVYFINKDTERFFKSRIEHHKQPKEEEKPGVIIDISPDKKYDEYLPVYSLKAAAGKFGEGEDVHEEGWIKVSELKLSKSMFVCKIVGHSVEPKIPDGSYCIFRTDTISGTRQGKVVLVQSRNIHDPDTGGSYTVKRYNSEKEYSKDSTWKHGKIVLESLNNGYKPIILTPEDESEFKVIAEFVGNL, from the coding sequence GATAAGATTCCGGATGATTCTGGTGTTGCGATCGAGTATTCCATTCCTCGTTCAAAAAATCGTATAGATTTTCTGATTACCGGAGAGGATGAACGAGGCCGTGAACGGGTGGTTATCATAGAGTTAAAGCAATGGACAGATATTCAGGTTACTGATAAGGATGCGATCGTATTAACGCGTTTCAAGCAAGGTCCAAGTGAAGAGCTCCATCCTTCATATCAGGCGTGGTCGTATTCGACCCTTCTTTATGGCTTTAACGCCACGGTTTATGAGGAAGGGATCGGATTGGAGCCTTGCGCATATCTCCATAATCATGTCGATAATGACGTTATAACCAATAAGTTTTACGATGATTATTTGAAAAAAGCTCCGCCATTCTTCAAAGGTGATAAAGAAAAACTCCAGGATTTTATCGCTCAATATGTGAGATATGGCGAGAAGAAGAATACGCTGTATCGTATCGATCAAGGCGAAATTCGTCCTTCTAAGAATCTTGCTGATTGCCTTGTCTCAATGATTAAGGGTAATCAAGAATTTATCATGATCGACGACCAGAAGGTTGTTTACGAGACCGCACTTTCGCTTTCAAAAAAATCCAGTAAGACTAATAAAAATGTCTTAATTGTTAAGGGTGGGCCGGGAACAGGAAAGTCGATCGTCGCTATAAATTTACTTGTTGCGATCACAAAGCTCGGATTAAATACGCAATATGTTACAAAAAATTCTGCCCCTCGAGCAGTTTTTGAGGCTAAGCTAACAGGCACTCTTAAGAAAACTCAGATTTCAAATATGTTTACTGGCTCGGGTTCGTATGTGAAATGTGAGCCTAATGCATTTGATGCTCTTATCGTTGATGAGGCGCACAGACTTAATGAAAAGTCAGGTATGATGAGGAACACAGGAGAGAATCAAATTAAAGAGATTATTGACGCTTCTAAATGCTCTATCTTTTTTATCGATGAACACCAAAGAGTGACTTGGCATGATATCGGCAGGAAAGATGAGATTGAAAAGTGGGCTGTGCGTATTGGCGCGAAAGTTCACAATCTTAAGCTTGAGTCACAATTCCGATGCAATGGATCTGACGGATACCTCGCCTGGCTTGATAATACACTTCAGATAAAAGAAACAGCCAATAAGACGCTTGATGACATCAAGTATGACTTTAGGATAGTTGAGTCTCCAAAGGAGCTCCATGAGCTTATCCTTAAAAAGAACAAGATTAATAATAAGGCGCGCCTTGTCGCCGGGTATTGTTGGGATTGGGTGAGCAAGCGGGGTAAAAATCTGAATGATATTGTAATGCCTGAGCATGATTTTCAAATTAAATGGAATCTCGCCAGCGATGGAAATGTTTGGATAATTTCCCCTGAATCGGTAAGTGAGGTTGGCTGTATTCATACATGTCAAGGTCTCGAGGTTGATTATATCGGAGTCATTGTTGGGCCAGATCTCGGGGTTAGGGATGGTCGAGTTATTGCAGATCCTAGCAAAAGAGCTCAAACCGATAAATCTCTTCATGGGTACAAGAAAGCACACGAAGACAATCCCGAAGAGGCATACCGCAAGGCAGAGTCAATCATTAAAAATACATACAGAACTCTTATGACGCGTGGGCTGAAGGGCTGTTATGTATATTTTATAAATAAAGACACAGAAAGATTCTTTAAATCGAGAATCGAGCATCATAAACAACCGAAAGAGGAAGAGAAGCCGGGAGTTATTATTGATATTTCACCAGATAAAAAATATGACGAATATTTACCCGTTTATTCGCTTAAGGCAGCTGCAGGTAAATTTGGTGAGGGAGAAGACGTGCATGAAGAAGGCTGGATAAAAGTAAGCGAGCTAAAGTTAAGCAAAAGTATGTTTGTTTGCAAAATAGTCGGCCATTCCGTGGAGCCAAAGATACCTGATGGTAGCTATTGCATATTCCGAACTGATACTATTAGTGGGACGCGGCAAGGGAAGGTAGTTCTCGTTCAGAGCCGCAATATTCATGATCCCGACACCGGTGGATCATATACAGTAAAGAGATACAATAGCGAAAAGGAGTACAGCAAAGATAGCACATGGAAACACGGAAAAATCGTCCTTGAGTCTTTAAATAACGGCTACAAACCAATAATTTTAACTCCTGAAGATGAAAGTGAATTTAAAGTTATAGCGGAGTTTGTAGGGAATTTGTAA